The nucleotide window TATGTTTTATACGTTTATATACAGCAAGTTAACGCCATCGATTTGAATTGTTATATGCCAAATGATTCATGAGTATTTaggattgattgattgattagaGGGAAAACTAGATTCCTCATGAATCATTTGGAatctaattagtttttttagctCATTTTAATCCAtcgataaatttttattattttgcatATACTTTTTATAAGgttttgatataaaattattgtaattgttaatAAAATTGTAGGAGGGTTATGTATCTAGAACGCAGATGCAAAGACAACTTTTTGTACTCTAAGTTGGAGGGTTATGTATCTAGACTCGCATTGAGTTTACTAGCTTCAATAATAGACGAAGTTGATGCCAAACTAACAACAATCCAGAAATTGCACCAATTTATGAATGTAATTGTTTCTTACTAAATGCATCGATCACTATTATGTATGTGTCTTGCTCATGTTCCTAACAAAAACTTGTCATTTTATATATCAATAGCTTCTTGTGTTCATACTTTTTATACTCTTTTTGTGGTTTATTGATATATCCGAGGCTGAAACCATTCAAGAAAACTTGTCTCAGTCAATTGAATTGAAGTGGTGATTCAGAATTAGCATCAACAATTGTATGGAAGCAGAACTATAGTGATTTGTGCTTAGTTTGAATACTAACTTGAAAGGAAATTTGTATTTCAAACTGATATATTAGATTAGAATACAAAATCCTTTCATATAGAAGAAATTAGACACAAGCCTGTTGTAGTTATTCGGTTATCTACATCCCTAAGAAACGTTTCAGTTGATCTAAATTCTTAATTTCAAATGCAAGGATAGTAACAAGCATTTGCAACTTATTCTTTCTTGGAAGCAGAACTTATTCTTTCTTGTGAGCGTTAATGTAGGGTTCCACTTGTTTTCGCCATAGGTGGAAACTTTTTTCATCTAGTTTGTGCGCAATCTTGAGCGAAAACTGCAGGCGATAAGATTCTTCATCGGCTGCCGGCGTTTGATGTGATTTGTGATTATGTTTGATCAAAGGAAATAATCATTGAATGTGTGGTAGACTCCTTGGTGTTTTAGCTAGGCTTGGAATAAGATATTAAAAGGAAATAATCATTGAAGCAACATGACAACAATCAGTACTAATTACTAGCcccttaaattttatttcaggTGGTATAAGCACGGGAGAAACTATGTCTCACAGCTCTGAGGAGGATACTGATACAAGTGATTCTGAGATAAGTAGGTATGAAGataaatgttataaaaaaaaaacatttttagtattattatttatgtGTTTCTTGACACACAAAAATCACACACTGGACAATaactttaataataaaaaaataatttaataaattttacaagAAAGAACATAAtgatttcatttatattttaggatTAACAAACTTGTATATAAGAAAAAAGTTCGCAATCTTTTTCAATATGTTGTTTAATATGAAATCTCGTGGCCTCGTGGGTATCTCTATATCTCTCGTGAAAGTAATTTgaagttgtaagttgtaaccATGATACCTTATGATTTCTAACATGGTATTAGAGTCTAATTCCAAGCTTCCACAAATGACATTTATCTCCACGTTTCATATTCGGATTGGGCAGAAGAACATGATTCTTGTTCTGAAGATACCATTTTCAGATTCTCTCCTGCAATGTTCTTGAATCTATATGAATGGAGGAAAACAACCACTGTGATATCTTTTATGTATCTTGGAAGCAAGTACCAGATATTGCTACACACCAATTCTAGTTATTCCAAACAAGCCAGAAATCGATGAAGTTGCCAATTCTAGTTTTAAAGCTTGGTGAAATCACCTCGCAGATTCAAAAACTCACAATTGCTTATGAACTTGGATGAAGTTACTCGATAAACATCCTAATCTCTCTAGACTTTCTTCAGGGAAATTCATATTGATCAAGTATGCATTTTTTGTTATTGAGCACTGAGGATATGAACTTAACTCTTATTTACTGAATGCAAATTTTCTAAGCAGGTGTGGAAGCATGCCATACACTGCTGATTGGTGTCCTTAAAGAGTTTTATACTGCAATGAGCTCAATTGAAACTAGTTCCGGTTCGTAAACACAGAACGGATGCACCGAAACTTTATACCACCACTTCAGTTTGGTTTAGGAAGAAGCATTAATAgtacattttctttttaccGAACTGTTGAAACGGTTCagtttaattttctttctgAACCGAACCATAAGTCtaacatgtcataagttattAATCAAGTGTTACATACCGAAACAATTATATCAAAGGACATTAGGTGGTATAATGAAATGGAAAGCGTTTGGATTAATATAGATTAGGGGAGCTAACAAAAACCTTGTAAAATATTAAGTTGCACAAGCAATAGGCATTGAAAAAAGTTAGATACACCTTGATTTTATAGGAGCATTTGGTGAAGTTTTTGAGAGGTGTTTTGAAGTTACAAAATTTAGTGGGCTAAAACATTAAtcacttctttttttgttaaatgaGGAAGATGTAGAGGTTTCTTGTTAATGAGAAAGAAGTTATTGTTACGCAAGAAATTGTGCTTCTATGAGTTCAAGAACAACCAATACACTTTCCCAAATGGAGGAGAGATCATAATATCAAACATATTATTCCTCATGATTAGATCTAAAGAGTTGTGAATGTTTTTTATTAGATCTAAAGAGTAGTTATGAATGTTTTTAAGTTGAAGCAAACAAATAAGTTGCCATTTGATTCACTTTCTAATCCAACAGAGACCTGTTTATAGTGCATTGGTGTCTACTACCAAGtgaattatttatgttttttgactataaaaattgaattcaaatcTAACAAGCACAAACAAAGCAGAAGATTAGACAAAATGAGGCCAAAATGAATAATTCTTATACCAACCATGTTAACAGAAAGACAAAAATAGGTGATAAACAAAACCACCCCAAGTCTCAACAAAATTTACTAGTTTAACAATCTAATGACAAGACTCAATTCAAGAAAGCAAAAAGACTAATATATGTTTTTCGGGCTTCAATTCAAAACAGATATATGATAActtaatcttcatcatcgaTGACCTTGGTGCCCAAACCTTTTAACTCTTCTTTAGGAATTTCAACGACGGTGACAAGGGAGTATAACTCTTCCTTGGCATCTTCGTCGTCATTCCTCTTGCGAGCAATGCGTACCCTGATCCTCCTTGGTACACTTCTGATTCCCTGGCTCCAGATAGCCTTGTTCAACTTAACGTCAACTCTAACATCGTTAGTGCCCATGGCTTTTTGAGCAAACTTTCTGATCTCCTTGATGGCTTTTGGTGCCTTCTTCTTGAAGGTGCTGTTTTacatgaaaaatacaaaaacacaGACAACAgcatgaaaaatacaaaaacctatctttcaaatcatgataataataataataaacacaataaaaatggCACTTTAGTCAAAAaatcaatatgactaaaaaaaactgttaGTTTAGTACACACAAAACAGTGCGATTCAGATGCAATCAAATGTCCAAATTTTTTACACACAAAGACCAAATGAACAGCATACAtatttagggtctgtttggatagGCTTATTAGTGCTCAATTACTCACATAAGTTTTGACATTGTTCATTAGCTGTTTTTACCATACTTACTGGCGGTCTGGATATGAAAACAGATTATGACGACATTGTTCATAAGCTGCTTTCAGCATATTTTATAtgttctccaagatagcttacaCAAACAGCAAATGACATTGTTCACAAACTATGATTAATTTACACATCAACATCAAATGAACAGCATGCATACTTAGAGCCTCTTTGGATTAACTTAACATCAAATGAACAGCATACCTACTTAGAGCCTGTTAGGATGAACTTATTCGAGCTTATTTAATGGCATAACATTGTCATGACGGCTTGCAAGAGCTCATTAAAACAGCTAATGATTTTGTGCATAAGCtgtttcagcttatttccattaGCTCTCCAAGATTAGcttataaaacaacttatagcttataaaaacaatttaaatttatttcatctCTTGTTATAAAAAAAGCTTATAACTAAGCAGTTATCATAACAAGTGTTAAAACTAATACAAGATGCAAATtaaactgtttatccaaacagggcccaATGTAGtttaaatcatgaaattaataattaaagtgATGAAACTACTGGTTATGGAAAAGTGAGAAAATTACTGATTAGCagttataagctgttttaacAAGATATCATGGTGagattatgaaaataagctgaataCAGGTAATGAAAATGTTATCAATTGTTTCAAttagttctcccaaacagtcccACAAGTGCTTGGGCAAATAGATAAGCTTAAATAAGTtgatccaaacagaccctagtAAATCTACAAAATTGAAATGCTAACTAAAACAATACTACAGGAAAGTGAGAAAATTACTGATAAGCAGTTTAATCATGAAATTAATACTTCAAAACAATGAATTGTAATTTCCAGTGTAAACACAGACAACTGAAtcacaaaagtcaaaattacttATAACatgtgttttcagcttattttcatatgtAATCCAAAATAGTTTACCAAAACATCATAATTCTTATAAAATGGCTTATAGTAAACACTGCAAATTAGcctatttatccaaacagatCCTAGATCTACAAAATTGAAACGCTTATGTAAAACAACAATTACAGGAAAGTGAGAAAGTTACTGAACAGCAGGCTTATTTGGGCATCTATTGAATAAGTTATTTCCaactttttttcataaactccaaaatcaaaatcaaaaacaacgTATAGCTTATTAAAAAACCATAATTGTGTTTACATTTTgcaataaaaatagcttatacagaATCGCTT belongs to Medicago truncatula cultivar Jemalong A17 chromosome 6, MtrunA17r5.0-ANR, whole genome shotgun sequence and includes:
- the LOC11436493 gene encoding 60S ribosomal protein L31, coding for MVEKGAAGRKEEVVTREYTINLHKRLHGCTFKKKAPKAIKEIRKFAQKAMGTNDVRVDVKLNKAIWSQGIRSVPRRIRVRIARKRNDDEDAKEELYSLVTVVEIPKEELKGLGTKVIDDED